GAACGGCAGCTGAGCGGCCGCTGACGCGTCCGGGACGTTTCCTATTCCGACGCCCGGGTTGTTTGCGGCGCTCAGCGCGCCGCCCGGCCGCACGGTGGTGGTGTCGGATCGGAGCAGCACTCCGTCAACCAGCAGCGCCATGCGTCCGGTATCTCCATCCAGCAGCGCTTGAACGTAAATAAAACGCCCGCGCGGAATGGAGGCATAGACGTAGTGGTATGCGGTTCCGGAAGCTATCTGAAAGTAGAGATGTCCGTTGGAGTCGACGGCCAGCAGGTAGGGCGCGTAACCGGTGTCATCAATTCGCGCCAATATGACGGCATATCCCTGGGCGGCCGACGGAAATGCCGTTACGTTAACCCAACCGGAAATCGTGAGGGAGCTTGTGATCTGGAGATTGGGTGCGTCGGCAACCGAGACGCGACCGTTTCCGCCCGTGAACTGCCAGGCTTCGCCGCGAACGCCGGTTGTGTACGACACACTGCCGCTCAGAAGCCCGTCGTTACCGCCGGTGACGTCGGTGGCGTTTCCATTGGCCGGCCAGTAGCTTACCGGAGCCCCCTGGGCGCGTGCGCCTTCCGATGCCGATGAGAGCGCGACAACCAAGAGCAGCGCAGCCGCGAGCCCGCGGATCCGCTGTCTCAACGAATTTGACATACTATCTCCCGGTCAGCCTGGTGTGGCCGCCCCGATCTTCGGCGGACACTACGATTTGACGTCTGGGGAGTGCCGAGCGTTCCAAACTCATGTGCTTCCGCGACGGCGGTGCGCGGCGCCCCTGAATACGATTGGCCCCTGCGCGGTGCGGCACAGGGGCCAACCTGGTACTGCTGGTTTATCCGCTAATTGGCGACCGGCTGCCAGCGCGATGCGGTGCCGCTGCTGATCACGCCACCGCCAACATGCGTTACGCCCTGCATCTGCCACCAGTCCACGGAGTTCACGGAGGTGTTCTGCCAGATCAGGTCGGCATTGCCGTTATTCATCAGGTCGGCGGCGCCAATCAGGCGCCACGCCGGGCTCATTGCCGAAACGATCATGCCGCCTCCGATGTGGCGCGTTCCCTGCATCAGCCAGTAGGCAACGGCGCCGGTTTTACTGTTCTGCCAGATCAGGTCGGGGTAACCGTCACCGTTAACATCGGCGACCGCAGCCAGTCGCCAGGCGGGATCCAGCCCGGACGCCATAACGGTAGTGCCCGCAACTGCCGACTCGAAGAAGCTCCAGTAGACCACGTCACCAGTCGCCTGGTTCTGCCACACAATGCCTGGGAAGCCATCACCATCCAGGTCGACCATGGTCACCACGTGCCAAACCGGGTTGATACCGGCGGCGAGCACACCGGTCTGGTTGATCATGCCGGGACGGATTACCCAGTAATCGACTTCGCCCGTTTGTGTGTTTTGCCACACCTCGTCGGGGTAGCTGTCGCCGTTCAGATCCAGCGTGGATACCAGGCTCCAGGGTTTCAGCGGGCCCTGGCTGTATGATTCACCGCCTGTGTGTGCGCCATTGACCAGGTCCCATACCGCTACGTTGTTCGAAAGTGCATCCACCCAGAACAGGTCCTGGTGGCCGTCGCCGTTTGCATCTCGCACGGGCGTAGATGGCATTTTCGCCACGTTGTACACCTTCAGCTCATCCACCACGCCGTCAAGCGGCATCTGATCGGGATTTATAGCTTGTGGAACATTACCGATCCCAATTCCGGGCAAGCCCACCGCATACAACTGAGCGTCCGGCAGAATCGTGGTGTGCTCGTATATACCGGCCGCGCCATCTACATCCAGGTGCGCAAATCCGGTAGCGCCGTTCACCACCGCCTGAACGAGCATGAATCTTCCGAGCGGTATCCTGGACGAGATGGATCCGGTATCGGGGCCATCGGACCAGTTGAAGGTGAGGAACTGGTCCTGATCGACGCCGAGCTGCCACGTGTAGTCGCCGAAACCGTCCTCGCGAGTGGCGATTATGGCAAAACCTTGAGCTGCAGATGGCGCCGCATCCACCCGGACCCAGCACGAGACCGTTACGCAGGTCGGCGTAGCAAACGCCGGCACATCCGGTGCAAAAACTCGGCCATCGCCACCAACGAAGTGAAAGCCCTGATTTACCACTGCCGGGGCGAAACCGGCGTCGCCGAGCAGCAGGCCATTGCTGTGGCCAACAATATCCCTGGTTGTTCCGTCGCCAGACCAATAACCAACGGGATTGACGTTCTGCGCACGCGCGGCGAGTGCGGCTGCTACGCAGACGGCGGCGACCAAGCCGCGCACAATAGTCTTCACAAAGCGATCTCCTGGCCGGTGCATTTGGCAATGTTCCGGATCGCGCTCCGCAATCCGGTCGAGGATGCCCAGACCACGCATCCTGCAAGCAGTATGCCGGTACAGTGAGGCGATTGTGCACGTTCGGGGCTGAATTACCATGCGTCGACGCGCGAGCACGGTACGATGGCGCCGTCACCCGGTCGCGGGCTACATGTATCGCATCAAGATCCCGAGGCTGCGGTTATCGAGCTTGTGAATGTTCGGAAACTCGAATCGGTTGCCGTCCACATCGGTCATGAGGAGCCTTCCGCCAGAAACCTCCTGCAGATTGTCCTTCACTTCCCGTACAGCCACTTCCCGCTCGCCGCGGTCGGTCATTACCTTCCAGTAGAGGGCGCCGTGCTCTTCGGTAACCGAGATAACCTTTAGCACCACAGGGACGAAGTAGCGCCGCTCCAACTCTTCGGCCACGATTTTACGGGACTCAGCGTCCAGATGGTCCGCTTCAGGCAGCACGCCAATATCTTTACCGGCGCCATCCAGAAAACCGATGTAGTGGTCTGGGTCGGAGAGCGGAAAGGCGCGCGCCACGGTTACCCTCAGGTAGCAGCGGTCGCCTGCCAGCACCAGCCGAGTCTCTCCGGCAAGGCGCAGCAGTTGCACTTCCTGTGGCTGCAGTATCCGCAGATCGATCGCTGACGTGTCTTCATCCTGGTTGTCAAGCGGTCCCACGGCGGCGGACGTTGGTTGCGTTTCCATCACTTGAGGTCCTCTATGCGTATGGACGCACCGATACTCTCAACGCCATTCATGAGCTCGATCGTAGCCAGTGCGCTGCGCACGGCGCCCCATGGCGCCAGATGCGTGAGCCAAACGACTTCGTTATATCCGAAGCTTACCTCCTCCGGTTGCAGCGATAGTACCGATTGGATTGAAATCTGGTGCTCACCCAAAACGCCTGCAACCTCGGCCAGTGTCCGAGGGCGGTCGCGTAGCGTCATTCGGAGATAATGGCGCGTTACGGCCTGGTCTGGGTGCACCTGCTGCAAGGGGAGTGCACACGTGCACGGCACGCGACCCGTCGCGCCGTGCCGGATGTTACGGAAGACATCCATCAGGTCCCCCACTACGGCGCTGGCGGTTGGTCCGGCGCCGGCGCCTCTACCGTAAAACATCACCTCGCCCACGGGTTCGCCGCGGAGCAAGACGGCGTTGTTGACGCCATGCGTAGCGGCCAGCGGGTGATCGGTGCGCACGAGGGCTGGATTGACGCGCACTTCCACGTCGGTATTCGTGACACGGCGAGCCACGCCGAGCAGCTTGATTGCGAAGCCGAGGTCGCGCGCATACTTGATATCGCGCGGGGTTATGTGCGATATGCCCTCTACAGGCACGGCGGCCACGTTGATCCGGCCGGTAAACGCGATTGAGGCCAAAATGGCGATTTTGAACCGGGCGTCGTGCCCTTCAATGTCGCTTTCCGGGTTTGCTTCCGCGTAACCCAGGTCCTGGGCGGAGCGCAGGGCCGTCTCAAAATCGCCGTGCCCGGCCTCCATTTCACTCAGAATGTAGTTGGTG
This DNA window, taken from Armatimonadota bacterium, encodes the following:
- a CDS encoding DUF1854 domain-containing protein, translating into METQPTSAAVGPLDNQDEDTSAIDLRILQPQEVQLLRLAGETRLVLAGDRCYLRVTVARAFPLSDPDHYIGFLDGAGKDIGVLPEADHLDAESRKIVAEELERRYFVPVVLKVISVTEEHGALYWKVMTDRGEREVAVREVKDNLQEVSGGRLLMTDVDGNRFEFPNIHKLDNRSLGILMRYM
- a CDS encoding homoserine dehydrogenase, encoding MTERTDPANRAAPPEHCGPIRIGFLGMGVVGTGVVELLLKQRETIQRKSGVQFEIARIAVSNPDKRRAAIVPQNIVTANVEEVIDDPAIHVVCELIGGIEPAATYLHRALAAGKHVVTANKQLLACAGHSLMEEAEAGALDFQFEASVCGGIPLIQPMKNALAANEIRLVAGIINGTTNYILSEMEAGHGDFETALRSAQDLGYAEANPESDIEGHDARFKIAILASIAFTGRINVAAVPVEGISHITPRDIKYARDLGFAIKLLGVARRVTNTDVEVRVNPALVRTDHPLAATHGVNNAVLLRGEPVGEVMFYGRGAGAGPTASAVVGDLMDVFRNIRHGATGRVPCTCALPLQQVHPDQAVTRHYLRMTLRDRPRTLAEVAGVLGEHQISIQSVLSLQPEEVSFGYNEVVWLTHLAPWGAVRSALATIELMNGVESIGASIRIEDLK
- a CDS encoding VCBS repeat-containing protein translates to MKTIVRGLVAAVCVAAALAARAQNVNPVGYWSGDGTTRDIVGHSNGLLLGDAGFAPAVVNQGFHFVGGDGRVFAPDVPAFATPTCVTVSCWVRVDAAPSAAQGFAIIATREDGFGDYTWQLGVDQDQFLTFNWSDGPDTGSISSRIPLGRFMLVQAVVNGATGFAHLDVDGAAGIYEHTTILPDAQLYAVGLPGIGIGNVPQAINPDQMPLDGVVDELKVYNVAKMPSTPVRDANGDGHQDLFWVDALSNNVAVWDLVNGAHTGGESYSQGPLKPWSLVSTLDLNGDSYPDEVWQNTQTGEVDYWVIRPGMINQTGVLAAGINPVWHVVTMVDLDGDGFPGIVWQNQATGDVVYWSFFESAVAGTTVMASGLDPAWRLAAVADVNGDGYPDLIWQNSKTGAVAYWLMQGTRHIGGGMIVSAMSPAWRLIGAADLMNNGNADLIWQNTSVNSVDWWQMQGVTHVGGGVISSGTASRWQPVAN